The following proteins are encoded in a genomic region of Oncorhynchus gorbuscha isolate QuinsamMale2020 ecotype Even-year linkage group LG11, OgorEven_v1.0, whole genome shotgun sequence:
- the LOC124048834 gene encoding annexin A4-like: protein MAAIGNRGTVTEAAGFKVEEDVNRLRGAMKGAGTDEAAVIEVLARRSIAQRQRIKEAYKQTVGKDLTDDLQGELTGNFENVVLGLLMTAPVYDAYELKNAMKGAGTEEAALIDILASRTNAEIRAITAVYIKDYGKNLEEDIDGDTSGMFQRVLVSLLTAGRDESNTVDEAQAVKDAKDIYEAGEARWGTDEVKFLTVLCVRNRNHLLQVFKEYQKISGRDIEDSIKREMSGSLENVFLAIVKCLKNKPAFFAERLYKSMKGLGTTDSVLIRIMVARAEIDMLDIKAEFLKAYGKTLHSFIKGDTSGDYRKILLELCGE, encoded by the exons GCACGGACGAGGCAGCTGTCATTGAGGTCCTGGCACGTCGTAGCATTGCTCAGAGGCAACGCATCAAGGAGGCTTACAAGCAGACCGTGGGGAAG gACCTGACCGATGATCTGCAGGGAGAGCTGACGGGGAACTTTGAGAACGTGGTACTGGGCCTCCTGATGACCGCTCCTGTGTATGATGCCTACGAGCTGAAGAACGCTATGAAG GGTGCTGGAACAGAGGAGGCTGCTCTCATTGATATCCTTGCCTCAAGGACGAACGCTGAAATTAGAGCCATCACAGCGGTGTACATCAAAG ATTATGGAAAGAACCTGGAGGAAGATATCGATGGTGATACTTCCGGAATGTTCCAGAGGGTTCTGGTCTCTTTGCTCACG GCGGGGCGAGATGAGAGCAACACTGTGGATGAGGCCCAGGCTGTGAAGGATGCTAAG GATATCTACGAGGCTGGGGAGGCTCGTTGGGGAACAGATGAGGTCAAGTTCCTCACTGTGCTCTGTGTGAGGAACAGAAATCACCTACTCCAAG TGTTTAAGGAGTATCAGAAGATCTCTGGGAGGGACATCGAGGACAGCATTAAGAGGGAGATGTCTGGCTCTCTGGAGAATGTCTTTCTGGCAATAG TGAAATGCCTTAAAAACAAGCCAGCATTCTTTGCAGAGCGGTTATATAAATCCATGAAG GGTCTGGGAACTACAGACAGCGTACTGATTAGAATCATGGTGGCCCGGGCTGAGATTGACATGTTGGACATCAAGGCCGAGTTCTTGAAAGCGTACGGCAAGACTCTCCATTCCTTCATCAAG GGAGACACATCTGGAGATTACCGCAAAATCCTGCTGGAGCTATGTGGAGAGTAG